The following are from one region of the Sandaracinus amylolyticus genome:
- a CDS encoding peptidyl-prolyl cis-trans isomerase produces MERWRRWAREPLVWFVAAGAVIFAIDRALARDEDPARAIVIDDAFVAGLRARFVERHGRPPDAREEDALVRDFVRDEALSREARAAGLDDGDAIVRRRLVQKIELMLAGSVHVPEPDDAALEAWMRAHEDELRTPARVTLEHVLFARDVRGARAEDDARAALLAGATERGDPFVRGRAIGPASESRIAAEMGPAFARAVITITPEQGWIGPIASTYGAHLVRVIARDEARMPALDEARARVIAAWTEERRAALVEAEIARIVASYGVVVE; encoded by the coding sequence GTGGAGCGGTGGCGGCGGTGGGCGCGCGAGCCCTTGGTGTGGTTCGTCGCGGCGGGGGCGGTGATCTTCGCGATCGATCGCGCGCTGGCGCGGGACGAGGATCCAGCGCGCGCGATCGTGATCGACGATGCGTTCGTCGCGGGCCTGCGCGCGCGCTTCGTGGAGCGTCACGGGCGCCCGCCCGATGCGCGCGAAGAGGACGCACTGGTGCGCGACTTCGTGCGCGACGAGGCGCTCTCGCGCGAGGCACGCGCGGCGGGCCTCGACGACGGCGACGCGATCGTGCGGCGCCGTCTGGTGCAGAAGATCGAGCTGATGCTCGCGGGATCGGTCCACGTGCCCGAGCCCGACGACGCGGCGCTCGAGGCGTGGATGCGCGCGCACGAGGACGAGCTCCGGACGCCGGCGCGGGTGACGCTCGAGCACGTGCTGTTCGCGCGCGACGTGCGAGGCGCGCGCGCCGAGGACGACGCGCGTGCGGCGCTGCTCGCGGGCGCGACCGAGCGCGGCGATCCCTTCGTGCGCGGGCGCGCGATCGGACCGGCGAGCGAGTCGCGGATCGCCGCGGAGATGGGCCCGGCCTTCGCGCGCGCGGTCATCACGATCACGCCCGAGCAGGGATGGATCGGGCCGATCGCGAGCACGTACGGCGCGCACCTGGTCCGGGTGATCGCGCGCGACGAAGCGCGGATGCCGGCGCTCGACGAGGCGCGGGCGCGTGTGATCGCGGCGTGGACCGAGGAGCGACGCGCCGCGCTCGTCGAGGCGGAGATCGCGCGCATCGTGGCGAGCTACGGCGTGGTGGTCGAGTGA
- a CDS encoding HupE/UreJ family protein codes for MRAAIVIAILAVGSTAHAHPLSFGVLDVREDARGEVDVSFRFSGTEARTTGAEVVMPPRCVARGEVVSAIAGGESRAMRFGCGGLAGETIAVRGMEGTGVQIAVRIERADGSIVRARLDDGTREVRVDARDTGITTYLRLGVEHIAGGIDHLLFVLGLLLVVRSRRAMIAAITSFTIGHSITLALAALDVVTVRAAPVEACIALSIVLLAREVARPDDTSIVRRAPWIAAGGLGLLHGLGFAGALAEVGLPRDAIVPALLGFNVGVELGQLGFVAIVLAIGLVVRVERARLACALGMGALASFFFFERLAALGT; via the coding sequence GTGAGAGCCGCGATCGTGATCGCGATCCTCGCGGTCGGGTCGACGGCGCACGCGCATCCGCTCTCGTTCGGGGTGCTCGACGTGCGCGAGGACGCGCGCGGTGAGGTCGACGTGTCGTTCCGCTTCTCGGGCACCGAGGCGCGCACGACCGGCGCCGAGGTGGTGATGCCGCCGCGCTGCGTCGCGCGCGGCGAGGTCGTGTCGGCGATCGCGGGTGGCGAGAGCCGCGCGATGCGCTTCGGGTGTGGCGGGCTCGCGGGCGAGACGATCGCGGTGCGGGGGATGGAGGGCACCGGCGTGCAGATCGCGGTGCGCATCGAGCGCGCCGATGGCTCGATCGTGCGCGCACGGCTCGACGACGGGACACGCGAGGTGCGGGTCGACGCGCGCGACACGGGGATCACGACGTACCTGCGGCTCGGCGTCGAGCACATCGCGGGTGGGATCGATCACCTGCTCTTCGTGCTCGGCCTCCTGCTCGTGGTGCGCTCGCGACGCGCGATGATCGCGGCGATCACGAGCTTCACGATCGGGCACAGCATCACGCTCGCGCTCGCGGCGCTCGACGTCGTCACGGTGCGCGCCGCGCCGGTCGAGGCGTGCATCGCGCTCTCGATCGTCCTCCTCGCGCGCGAGGTCGCGCGGCCCGACGACACATCCATCGTGCGCCGTGCGCCGTGGATCGCGGCGGGTGGGCTCGGGCTGCTGCACGGGCTCGGGTTCGCGGGCGCGCTCGCCGAGGTCGGGCTGCCGCGCGACGCGATCGTGCCGGCGCTGCTCGGCTTCAACGTGGGCGTGGAGCTCGGTCAGCTCGGGTTCGTCGCGATCGTGCTCGCGATCGGTCTCGTGGTGCGCGTGGAGCGCGCGCGCCTCGCGTGCGCGCTCGGGATGGGCGCGCTCGCTTCGTTCTTCTTCTTCGAGCGGCTCGCCGCGCTGGGGACGTGA